The Corallococcus exiguus genome has a window encoding:
- a CDS encoding translocation/assembly module TamB domain-containing protein: protein MSLPSRNSAARKALLLVLLVVSGSILLLRQPFTWDAACTLARRQLPDLLGVGIGIGRCELDPLGSRVVLHGVSVFAPGRDTPLFAADEAEVGLGFLSPLSRRFMLGHVRVRHPRVALDLSRPSSAPPSSDGTCPLTPLTRVGVGRVDITGAEVRLALPDGRGVEVENLDVGWVEHWGVMELEVGARRGLVRLGAGGGELTLGQLGFTGTLDPDEGLLDVERAEVTLDDITATVSGRVETLCHPVLALDAQVFLPLRTLSQAKLLPRPATGHLWTRLSITGKPSALAVGADLSASNLAYEQYGPVSLNARLSYAGDRVRVESLEAPLGSGKVKLSGALKLTPELPVDVTLQTEDASFGRILERAGVAGSWVDFPATANAHLTGTLLPRPSLSGPLDLRSGRFVLATRAFDAPVSAGKTLLTFERGRAQTAVKLSGDRVSFSRLTVESGRSRVHGDVTLYFDTARGLDIQGNGELELSDFGHIAELPWSGKGSANYSIVGPYSDVKVDASLSLRDFTFWGFGLGVTQAKLSYSNGLLSFPSLTGQKGRTQYFGNAKLTFARLLHLRLDVTVPQGRTEDLVDLVAGLSPSIAVVQGQFAGAASGRVEIDSPLEKLEGLVAFDLRDTTYLGRRLGAGSARLRFVDGKEMVLERTVLDGRLGRTWVEGSFGFTAGALDYRFGGENLSLAEAVGQETAEEMGIQGTLALAGTVAGSADKPDIQATLKGPRITFASRDLGAMDLTLRQEGKQLRITGRPFRDAQGYLNMTVKEPYLFDSTVDLLLPEIKPLLPQVPALAGVTGMLAGRVTLQGPLLQPEAYSVGATVRELSLARGDLRGRNQGPIVLTYINNRLDVQPFRFSGASVDFTLGGWMSRRAINMSLREGRMDVRLLEPLLPGMERVGGQLRVDAEATGSMDAPSVVGTAELSDVRLSMRDLPLTVRGMSGRLEMTGQRVLLEHLQAQVNEGQVSARGDIRLERFVPKRLALTLQLDAVPYRMTEDLPLTVSGLLQVVGPPTGPTVTGGLDIIKLRYQKPLDIEALLKTMQKKPNLAVGGGGERARDPFFTWDVNVHFGDVRVDNNLAKARLLGDVRLTGTDVKPGLLGRVEAAEGSQAFFRNNLFTIDQGQLEFRDASGIDPVFEVQAQTSVREFVVKLHAFGRPANPLVVLSSEPVLTEGDILSLLTLGVTSADKDTAASASYGLAAEALFNVSGLDRQVRRFLPSNPVLRDLSLQISTTYNDATRQAEPTAQLESKFLSEQLKIGMTQPVSGRGTRARAEYRFDDRLSAQAQWDNENSQASFGNLGLELKLGWEVE, encoded by the coding sequence TTGTCCCTCCCCAGCCGCAACAGTGCAGCGCGCAAGGCGCTCTTGTTGGTGCTCCTCGTGGTGTCGGGGAGCATCCTGCTGTTGCGTCAGCCGTTCACCTGGGACGCCGCCTGCACCCTGGCGCGCAGGCAGCTGCCGGACCTGCTGGGCGTGGGCATCGGCATCGGCCGGTGCGAGTTGGATCCGCTGGGCTCGCGCGTGGTGCTGCACGGCGTGTCGGTGTTCGCGCCGGGCAGGGACACGCCGCTGTTCGCCGCGGACGAGGCGGAGGTGGGGCTGGGCTTCCTGTCTCCGCTGTCCCGCCGCTTCATGCTGGGCCATGTGCGCGTGCGCCATCCGCGCGTGGCGCTGGATTTGTCCCGGCCCTCCTCGGCCCCTCCTTCCTCCGACGGGACGTGCCCGCTCACGCCGCTGACCCGCGTGGGCGTGGGGCGCGTGGACATCACCGGCGCGGAGGTGCGCCTCGCGCTGCCGGACGGGCGGGGCGTGGAGGTGGAGAACCTGGACGTGGGGTGGGTGGAGCACTGGGGCGTGATGGAGCTGGAGGTGGGCGCGCGGCGGGGCCTGGTGCGCCTGGGCGCGGGCGGCGGCGAGCTGACGCTGGGGCAGCTGGGCTTCACCGGCACGTTGGATCCGGACGAAGGGCTGCTGGACGTGGAGCGCGCGGAGGTGACGCTCGACGACATCACCGCCACGGTGTCCGGCCGCGTGGAGACGCTGTGTCATCCGGTGCTCGCGCTGGACGCGCAGGTGTTCCTGCCGCTGCGCACGCTGTCGCAGGCGAAGCTGTTGCCGCGTCCGGCCACGGGGCATTTGTGGACGCGCCTGTCCATCACCGGGAAGCCTTCCGCGCTCGCGGTGGGCGCGGACCTGTCCGCGAGCAACCTGGCCTATGAGCAGTACGGTCCGGTGAGCCTCAACGCGCGCCTGTCGTACGCGGGGGACCGCGTGCGCGTGGAGTCGCTGGAGGCCCCGCTGGGCTCCGGCAAGGTGAAGCTGTCAGGCGCGTTGAAGCTCACGCCGGAGCTGCCCGTGGACGTGACGCTCCAGACGGAGGACGCGTCCTTCGGGCGCATCCTGGAGCGCGCGGGCGTGGCGGGCTCCTGGGTGGACTTCCCCGCGACGGCGAACGCGCACCTCACCGGGACGCTGCTGCCCCGGCCGTCGTTGTCCGGGCCGTTGGACCTGCGCAGCGGCCGCTTCGTGCTGGCCACGCGCGCGTTCGACGCGCCGGTCAGCGCGGGCAAGACGCTGCTTACCTTCGAGCGGGGCCGCGCGCAGACGGCCGTGAAGCTGTCGGGGGACCGCGTGTCCTTCAGCCGCCTCACGGTGGAGTCAGGCCGCTCGCGCGTGCACGGCGACGTGACGCTCTACTTCGACACCGCGCGCGGCCTGGACATCCAGGGCAACGGCGAGCTGGAGCTGTCGGACTTCGGCCACATCGCGGAGCTGCCGTGGTCCGGGAAGGGCTCCGCGAACTACTCCATCGTGGGGCCGTACTCGGACGTGAAGGTGGACGCGAGCCTGTCCCTGCGCGACTTCACCTTCTGGGGCTTCGGCCTGGGCGTGACGCAGGCGAAGCTGTCGTACTCGAACGGGCTGCTGTCCTTCCCGTCGCTCACCGGCCAGAAGGGGCGCACGCAGTACTTCGGCAACGCGAAGCTCACCTTCGCGCGCCTGCTGCACCTGCGCCTGGATGTGACGGTGCCGCAGGGCCGCACCGAGGACCTGGTGGACCTGGTGGCGGGCCTGAGTCCGTCCATCGCCGTGGTGCAGGGCCAGTTCGCGGGCGCGGCTTCCGGGCGCGTCGAAATCGACAGTCCCCTGGAGAAGCTGGAGGGACTGGTGGCCTTCGACCTGCGCGACACCACGTACCTGGGCCGCCGGCTGGGCGCGGGCTCCGCGCGGCTGCGCTTCGTGGACGGCAAGGAGATGGTGCTGGAGCGCACCGTGCTGGATGGCCGGCTGGGGCGCACCTGGGTGGAGGGCTCCTTCGGCTTCACCGCGGGCGCGCTGGACTACCGCTTCGGTGGAGAGAACCTGTCGCTCGCGGAGGCCGTGGGGCAGGAGACCGCGGAGGAGATGGGCATCCAGGGCACGCTCGCGCTCGCGGGCACCGTGGCGGGTTCGGCGGACAAGCCCGACATCCAGGCCACGCTGAAGGGCCCGCGCATCACCTTCGCGTCGCGCGACCTGGGCGCCATGGACCTCACGCTGCGCCAGGAGGGCAAGCAGCTGCGCATCACCGGCCGCCCGTTCCGCGACGCGCAGGGCTACCTGAACATGACGGTGAAGGAGCCCTACCTCTTCGACTCCACCGTCGACCTGCTGCTGCCTGAAATCAAACCGCTGCTGCCGCAGGTGCCGGCGTTGGCGGGTGTCACCGGCATGCTCGCGGGGCGCGTGACGCTGCAGGGCCCGCTGTTGCAGCCGGAGGCCTACTCGGTGGGGGCGACCGTGCGGGAGCTGTCGCTCGCGCGGGGCGACCTGCGCGGCCGCAACCAGGGGCCCATCGTGCTGACGTACATCAACAACCGGCTGGACGTGCAGCCCTTCCGCTTCAGCGGCGCGTCGGTGGATTTCACGTTGGGCGGCTGGATGAGCCGGCGCGCCATCAACATGAGCCTGCGGGAGGGGCGCATGGACGTGCGGCTCCTGGAGCCGCTGTTGCCCGGCATGGAGCGCGTGGGCGGCCAGCTGCGCGTGGACGCGGAGGCCACCGGATCGATGGACGCGCCATCGGTGGTGGGCACCGCGGAGCTGTCCGACGTGCGCCTGTCCATGCGCGACCTGCCGCTCACCGTGCGCGGCATGTCCGGCCGTCTGGAGATGACGGGCCAGCGCGTGCTGTTGGAGCACCTGCAGGCCCAGGTCAACGAAGGTCAGGTGTCCGCGCGTGGCGACATCCGGCTGGAGCGCTTCGTGCCCAAGCGGCTGGCGCTGACGCTGCAACTGGATGCCGTGCCGTACCGGATGACGGAGGACCTGCCGCTCACCGTGTCCGGCCTGCTGCAGGTGGTGGGTCCGCCCACGGGGCCCACCGTCACGGGTGGGCTGGACATCATCAAGCTGCGCTACCAGAAGCCGCTCGACATCGAAGCGCTGCTCAAGACGATGCAGAAGAAGCCGAACCTCGCCGTGGGCGGTGGGGGCGAGCGCGCGAGGGACCCCTTCTTCACCTGGGACGTCAACGTGCACTTCGGCGACGTGCGCGTGGACAACAATCTGGCGAAGGCCCGGCTGCTGGGCGACGTGCGGCTGACCGGCACGGACGTGAAGCCGGGGCTCCTGGGCCGCGTGGAGGCGGCCGAGGGCAGCCAGGCGTTCTTCCGCAACAACCTCTTCACCATCGACCAGGGGCAGCTGGAGTTCCGCGACGCGTCCGGCATCGACCCGGTGTTCGAGGTCCAGGCGCAGACGTCCGTGCGCGAGTTCGTGGTGAAGCTGCATGCGTTCGGCCGGCCGGCCAACCCGCTGGTCGTGCTGTCCTCGGAGCCGGTGCTCACTGAGGGTGACATCCTGTCGCTGCTGACACTGGGTGTGACGAGCGCGGACAAGGACACGGCCGCGTCGGCGAGCTACGGTCTGGCGGCGGAGGCCCTCTTCAACGTGTCAGGACTGGACCGGCAGGTGCGCCGGTTCCTGCCCAGCAACCCCGTTCTCAGGGACTTGTCCCTGCAGATCTCCACCACCTACAACGACGCCACCCGGCAAGCGGAGCCGACCGCACAACTTGAGTCGAAGTTCCTGTCCGAGCAGCTTAAAATCGGGATGACCCAGCCAGTGAGTGGGCGAGGCACCCGGGCACGCGCTGAGTACCGCTTCGACGACCGTCTTTCCGCACAGGCCCAGTGGGACAACGAGAACAGCCAGGCGTCGTTCGGAAACCTCGGGCTCGAGCTGAAGCTGGGCTGGGAGGTCGAGTAG
- a CDS encoding ExeA family protein, with the protein MTTYLDFFELTQEPFSNAPVSRFYYNSAQHSQALTRLMHAVGYMKGLSILIGDIGAGKTTLARRMLDSLPESEYEAALLVIIHSGITAQWLLRRIALQLGVENPAQEKLALLSQLYQRLLQIYESGKKAVVLIDEAQMLETRELMEEFRGLLNLEVPERKLISFVFFGLPEIEKNLKLDPPLAQRVALRYKLEPFTAESTEAYVKHRLRLAGCPRMPFTPEALLAVHEHSGGTPRVINTLCDNALFEAFLARSETIGAELVHRIGNNLGLQGGSAASQASERASAPATSLPRTANTKIDLAEIDRYLEGLGKL; encoded by the coding sequence AACTCCGCGCAGCACTCGCAGGCCCTCACGCGGCTGATGCACGCCGTGGGCTACATGAAGGGCCTGTCCATCCTCATTGGCGACATCGGCGCGGGCAAGACGACGCTCGCCCGGCGCATGCTCGACTCGCTTCCGGAGTCCGAGTACGAGGCCGCGCTGCTCGTCATCATCCACTCGGGCATCACCGCCCAGTGGCTCCTGCGCCGCATCGCGCTCCAGCTGGGCGTGGAGAACCCCGCGCAGGAGAAGCTGGCGCTCCTGTCGCAGCTCTACCAGCGCCTGCTGCAAATCTATGAGTCCGGCAAGAAGGCCGTCGTCCTCATCGACGAGGCGCAGATGCTGGAGACGCGCGAGCTCATGGAGGAGTTCCGGGGGCTGCTCAACCTGGAAGTTCCGGAGCGCAAGCTCATCTCCTTCGTCTTCTTCGGCCTGCCGGAGATTGAAAAGAACCTGAAGCTGGACCCGCCGCTCGCCCAGCGCGTGGCGCTCCGCTACAAGCTGGAGCCCTTCACGGCGGAGTCCACGGAGGCGTACGTGAAGCACCGGCTGCGGCTCGCCGGCTGCCCGCGCATGCCCTTCACGCCGGAGGCGCTGCTCGCCGTGCACGAGCACTCCGGCGGCACCCCGCGCGTCATCAACACCCTGTGCGACAACGCCCTCTTCGAGGCGTTCCTCGCGCGTTCGGAGACCATCGGCGCGGAGCTGGTGCACCGCATCGGCAACAACCTGGGGCTCCAGGGTGGCTCGGCTGCTTCCCAGGCAAGCGAGCGGGCGAGCGCGCCCGCCACCTCGCTGCCCCGGACGGCGAACACCAAAATCGACCTGGCGGAGATCGACCGCTACCTCGAGGGACTCGGTAAGCTCTAG